A region of Curvibacter sp. AEP1-3 DNA encodes the following proteins:
- a CDS encoding nucleoside/nucleotide kinase family protein, whose amino-acid sequence MENPNQAANISTPETVPAPAFTLPLEAIARVETLLAQGRRVILGIAAGPGAGKSTLAQALQRHFADRSQYLPMDGFHLANRELARLGLRHCKGAPQTFDSAGFVDLLKRLRQQSPGETIYAPDFDRGLEESIAGSTALEGDKPLLITEGNYLLMEEGPWAEVRALLDEAWYLDLDPVTRHQRLLERHMRFGRSEQAARDWIRDTDEPNAVRIAATRHRADWILAGF is encoded by the coding sequence ATGGAAAACCCTAATCAGGCCGCAAATATTTCGACTCCGGAAACCGTCCCCGCTCCCGCCTTCACCCTGCCTTTGGAGGCCATAGCGCGCGTGGAGACGCTGCTGGCCCAAGGGCGACGCGTCATTCTCGGCATTGCTGCCGGGCCGGGCGCCGGCAAGTCCACACTGGCCCAGGCTCTGCAACGCCACTTTGCCGACCGCAGCCAGTACCTGCCCATGGACGGCTTTCACCTCGCCAACCGGGAGTTGGCCCGCTTGGGGCTGCGTCATTGCAAAGGCGCCCCGCAGACCTTCGACAGTGCCGGTTTTGTGGATTTGCTCAAGCGCCTGCGCCAGCAGAGCCCGGGTGAAACCATCTATGCGCCCGACTTTGACCGTGGCCTGGAGGAGTCCATCGCGGGAAGCACTGCGCTGGAGGGCGACAAACCACTGCTGATCACCGAGGGCAATTACCTGCTGATGGAAGAAGGCCCCTGGGCAGAAGTGCGCGCCCTGCTGGATGAAGCCTGGTACCTGGACTTGGACCCTGTGACCCGCCACCAGCGCCTGCTGGAGCGGCACATGCGATTCGGCCGCAGCGAACAGGCCGCCCGCGACTGGATACGTGACACCGACGAACCGAATGCCGTGCGCATTGCAGCCACCCGGCACCGGGCGGATTGGATTCTTGCCGGGTTTTAG
- the waaF gene encoding lipopolysaccharide heptosyltransferase II: MIKALVIAPQWIGDAVMTEPLLRRLAARGERITVAAVPWVAPVYRAMPQVAEVLVLPFARGGVQWAARRAYAAALRGQFAKAYVCPNSLKSALIPFWAGIPERIGYTGELRFGMLNQRLPNPPEGSRPPMVAFYSALSGEAGVDTDRPALQVAADAIAAVLAPRALHAQGFYVVAPGAEYGPAKRWPATHFAALVTRLDKPVLLLGSAKDDAVCNEIAEAVNAVRPGHCANLAGRTSLDEAVALIAGAHAMVSNDSGLMHVAAAFGVPQVAIFGSSSPLHTPPLNPAATVLWLKNDPSYQPPLDCAPCFKRDCPLGHTRCLNDITSDKVLSVL; this comes from the coding sequence ATCATTAAGGCCCTGGTCATCGCGCCCCAGTGGATTGGGGACGCGGTGATGACAGAGCCGCTGCTGCGTCGTCTGGCGGCGCGGGGCGAGCGCATCACGGTGGCTGCGGTGCCTTGGGTGGCACCCGTCTACCGTGCCATGCCCCAAGTCGCCGAGGTCCTCGTCTTGCCCTTTGCGCGCGGTGGCGTGCAGTGGGCCGCCCGCCGGGCGTATGCCGCTGCCTTGCGCGGCCAATTTGCCAAAGCCTACGTCTGTCCCAACTCCCTGAAAAGCGCGCTGATCCCTTTCTGGGCAGGCATTCCTGAGCGCATCGGCTACACCGGCGAGCTTCGGTTCGGCATGCTGAACCAGCGCCTGCCCAATCCGCCCGAAGGCAGCCGTCCGCCCATGGTGGCGTTTTACTCCGCCCTGAGTGGTGAGGCCGGCGTGGACACAGACCGGCCTGCTTTGCAAGTGGCAGCAGATGCCATTGCCGCCGTGCTGGCACCGCGTGCCTTGCACGCGCAGGGCTTCTATGTGGTGGCGCCTGGTGCCGAGTACGGCCCGGCCAAGCGCTGGCCTGCCACCCACTTTGCAGCCTTGGTAACCCGGCTGGACAAGCCTGTCTTGCTACTCGGCTCCGCCAAAGACGATGCGGTGTGCAACGAGATCGCGGAGGCGGTGAACGCCGTCCGCCCCGGCCACTGTGCGAATCTTGCCGGACGCACCAGCCTGGACGAAGCCGTGGCCCTGATTGCCGGGGCGCATGCCATGGTGAGTAACGATTCCGGTCTCATGCATGTGGCGGCGGCGTTCGGGGTGCCGCAGGTCGCGATCTTCGGATCTTCCAGCCCGCTGCACACACCGCCGCTGAACCCGGCCGCCACGGTCTTGTGGCTGAAGAACGATCCCTCCTACCAGCCCCCTCTGGATTGCGCACCGTGTTTCAAGCGGGACTGCCCCTTGGGCCACACCCGGTGCCTGAACGACATCACGTCGGATAAAGTGCTATCGGTTTTGTAG
- a CDS encoding zinc-finger domain-containing protein: MSKAVVELLAKDLNHQGGVFCPSPVAGMQTWNTHPKVYLDVGRAGEAKCPYCGTVYKLKDGEHFDGHH, encoded by the coding sequence ATGTCCAAAGCTGTTGTTGAACTCTTGGCCAAAGACCTGAACCACCAGGGTGGTGTGTTTTGCCCCAGCCCGGTGGCAGGCATGCAAACCTGGAACACCCACCCCAAGGTCTACCTCGACGTAGGCCGCGCCGGCGAAGCCAAGTGCCCTTATTGCGGCACGGTGTACAAGCTGAAGGACGGCGAGCATTTCGACGGACATCATTAA
- a CDS encoding branched-chain amino acid transaminase, with amino-acid sequence MSVLPPSMSDRDGKIWMDGQMVEWRDAKIHVLSHTLHYGCGAFEGVRAYNTVNGPAIFRLQEHTERLFNSAKILRMAIPFTQEQVNDAQCAVIRENKLESGYLRPLTWIGDKKLGVSPKGNTIHLMVAAWAWGAYLGEEGMRRGIRVKTSSYTRHHVNITMTQAKAVSNYTNSILANMEATDDGYDEALLLDSSGFVSEGAGENIFVIKNGVIYTPDLSAGALNGITRNTVFHIAKDLGLEIVQKRITRDEVYIADEAFFTGTAAEVTPIRELDRIELGKGDYVGSRGPITEKIQTAFFDIVNGRNPKYAHWLTKV; translated from the coding sequence ATGAGCGTACTACCTCCCTCCATGTCTGATCGCGACGGAAAAATCTGGATGGATGGCCAGATGGTCGAATGGCGTGACGCCAAGATCCACGTGCTGAGCCATACGCTGCACTACGGTTGCGGTGCTTTTGAAGGTGTGCGTGCCTACAACACCGTGAACGGGCCGGCCATCTTCCGCCTGCAGGAGCACACCGAGCGCCTGTTCAACAGCGCCAAGATTCTGCGGATGGCCATTCCTTTCACCCAGGAGCAAGTCAATGACGCCCAGTGCGCCGTGATTCGCGAAAACAAGCTGGAATCCGGTTACCTGCGCCCCCTGACTTGGATCGGCGACAAGAAGCTGGGCGTGTCCCCCAAGGGCAACACCATCCACTTGATGGTGGCCGCATGGGCATGGGGTGCGTACCTGGGGGAAGAGGGTATGCGACGCGGCATCCGCGTCAAAACCAGCAGCTACACCCGCCACCACGTCAACATCACCATGACGCAAGCCAAGGCGGTGAGCAACTACACCAACTCCATTCTGGCCAACATGGAAGCCACGGATGATGGCTACGACGAAGCCCTGCTGCTCGACAGCTCCGGTTTCGTGTCCGAAGGTGCTGGCGAAAACATCTTCGTGATCAAGAACGGCGTGATCTACACCCCCGACTTGTCCGCTGGCGCCCTCAATGGCATCACCCGCAACACCGTGTTCCACATCGCCAAGGACCTGGGCCTGGAAATCGTGCAAAAGCGCATTACCCGCGATGAGGTCTACATCGCGGACGAAGCCTTCTTCACCGGAACCGCTGCAGAAGTGACCCCTATCCGTGAACTCGACCGCATCGAGCTGGGCAAGGGCGACTATGTGGGCAGCCGTGGCCCGATCACCGAAAAAATCCAAACCGCGTTCTTTGACATCGTCAACGGACGCAATCCCAAATACGCCCACTGGCTCACGAAAGTCTGA
- a CDS encoding glycerate kinase produces MFFQKIQRFVIPLAALAALVLSYRHYSWPGVALVGGGLVMWQLLHFTRMLQVLKRAANRPIGHVDSAVMLHSKLRPGVPLLHVVAMTRSLGQLESPKDTQPERFRWTDTSGSSVLCVFLGGKLQSWELFRPEPPATEEAAGTPAAVTVDVAP; encoded by the coding sequence ATGTTTTTTCAAAAAATCCAACGTTTCGTGATCCCCTTGGCTGCGCTGGCGGCCTTGGTCTTGAGTTACCGCCACTACAGCTGGCCGGGTGTGGCCCTGGTGGGCGGCGGGCTGGTGATGTGGCAGTTGCTGCATTTCACCCGCATGTTGCAGGTGCTCAAGCGGGCGGCCAACCGGCCCATCGGACATGTGGACAGTGCCGTGATGCTGCACTCCAAGTTGCGCCCCGGGGTGCCCCTGCTGCACGTGGTGGCCATGACCCGCTCTCTGGGCCAACTCGAATCCCCCAAAGATACCCAGCCGGAGCGCTTCCGCTGGACTGACACCTCCGGCAGCAGCGTGCTGTGTGTGTTTCTGGGTGGCAAGTTGCAAAGCTGGGAGCTGTTCCGGCCCGAGCCGCCAGCGACTGAGGAGGCGGCAGGAACCCCGGCGGCCGTGACGGTGGACGTCGCCCCGTAA
- a CDS encoding ATP-binding protein, which yields MSRLHSMQLRLLAYLSAGVALVWLAAAAWTWVDARHELDELLDSHLTQAAALLVVQQSHVDDEADDEEAPVLHKYAPRVAFQVFHEGVLVARSGNIGTTPMSRETRGFDTVALDNGERWRVFATRGSKRDIQVYVGEQLDSRNGILKAVLRGMLLPSMLALPLLAALMWWAVRKAMAPLDALGQSLRSRAPDSTVPVPRDDLPTEMRPMVDELNALLQRIEGMVASERRFTADAAHELRTPIAAIRTQAQVAMGAVDDADERRHALQNTLAGCDRAARLVDQLLTLARLDAPVAAAATGPTDLSALARSVAADIAPQALAQGQDLELQAPSACMVAADETLLRMLLRNLLDNASRYSGPGASIWVEVTASGGMAHLTVQDGGPGLTDAEMARLGERFFRVLGSAQTGSGLGWSIMRRIAEATGARVQLGRSGTLGGLQVQVRWPLATAG from the coding sequence ATGTCTCGCCTGCACTCCATGCAACTGCGCCTGCTGGCCTATCTGTCGGCCGGCGTGGCATTGGTCTGGCTGGCTGCTGCGGCCTGGACCTGGGTGGACGCCCGGCATGAACTCGATGAGCTGCTCGACAGCCACCTCACCCAAGCGGCCGCTTTGCTGGTGGTGCAGCAGTCGCATGTGGACGACGAGGCGGACGACGAGGAAGCCCCTGTCCTGCACAAATACGCACCGCGTGTCGCGTTTCAGGTCTTCCATGAAGGCGTGTTGGTGGCCCGCTCGGGCAACATCGGAACGACGCCCATGAGCCGCGAAACCCGCGGTTTCGACACGGTGGCCCTGGACAACGGCGAACGCTGGCGGGTGTTTGCCACCCGCGGCAGCAAGCGCGATATCCAGGTGTATGTGGGTGAGCAACTCGATTCGCGCAACGGCATCCTCAAGGCCGTGTTGCGCGGCATGTTGCTGCCGTCGATGTTGGCCTTGCCACTGTTGGCAGCCCTAATGTGGTGGGCTGTGCGCAAAGCCATGGCGCCCTTGGACGCCTTGGGTCAGAGCTTGCGCAGCCGCGCCCCGGACAGCACGGTCCCGGTGCCCCGCGACGACTTGCCCACGGAAATGCGGCCCATGGTCGATGAGCTCAATGCCTTGTTGCAACGCATCGAGGGCATGGTGGCGTCAGAACGCCGCTTTACGGCCGATGCGGCCCATGAGCTGCGCACGCCCATCGCCGCCATCCGCACCCAGGCCCAGGTGGCCATGGGCGCGGTGGATGATGCGGACGAGCGCCGCCATGCCCTGCAGAACACCCTGGCCGGATGCGACCGGGCTGCACGCCTTGTCGACCAACTGTTGACCCTGGCGCGGTTGGATGCCCCCGTAGCCGCTGCTGCCACCGGGCCTACCGATCTGAGTGCCCTTGCCCGCAGTGTGGCAGCCGACATCGCTCCCCAGGCCTTGGCCCAAGGACAGGATCTGGAGTTGCAAGCGCCCTCGGCCTGCATGGTGGCTGCCGATGAAACCCTGCTGCGCATGCTTCTGCGCAACCTGCTGGACAACGCGAGCCGGTACTCCGGCCCCGGTGCTAGCATTTGGGTGGAAGTGACGGCCTCCGGCGGCATGGCGCATTTGACGGTACAGGACGGCGGACCCGGCTTGACCGATGCGGAGATGGCTCGCTTGGGCGAGCGCTTCTTCCGGGTACTGGGGTCGGCCCAAACCGGTAGCGGCTTGGGCTGGTCCATCATGCGGCGCATTGCCGAGGCTACGGGTGCCCGCGTGCAACTCGGCCGTTCAGGCACGCTGGGAGGCCTGCAAGTCCAGGTGCGCTGGCCACTGGCGACAGCGGGCTAA
- a CDS encoding response regulator transcription factor, producing the protein MRILLAEDDPMLGDGLRAGLRQMGFQVDWVRDGVAAERELRAVDYAAAVLDLGLPGKDGMEVLQALRAARNTTPVLVLTARDAVPDRIRGLDAGADDYVLKPVDLHELAARLRSLVRRSHGVAQDILQAGALSLDPSARQVTWMDEAVPLSTREFDLLHTLMRSAGRVLSREQLEQQMYSWGLEVESNTIEVHIHHLRRKLQADVIQTVRGVGYMLNPRAGV; encoded by the coding sequence ATGCGTATCCTGCTGGCTGAAGACGACCCCATGCTGGGCGATGGCCTGCGCGCCGGCCTGCGGCAGATGGGTTTTCAGGTGGACTGGGTGCGCGACGGCGTGGCCGCCGAGCGCGAGCTGCGCGCCGTGGACTACGCCGCTGCGGTGCTCGATCTCGGCCTGCCCGGCAAAGATGGCATGGAGGTGCTGCAGGCCCTGCGCGCCGCGCGCAACACCACCCCCGTGCTGGTGCTCACGGCCCGTGACGCGGTGCCCGACCGCATCCGCGGGCTGGACGCCGGTGCCGACGACTATGTGCTCAAGCCGGTGGACCTGCACGAGCTGGCTGCGCGCTTGCGCTCCCTGGTGCGCCGCTCGCACGGGGTGGCGCAAGACATCTTGCAGGCCGGCGCGCTGAGCCTGGACCCGTCGGCCCGGCAAGTCACGTGGATGGACGAGGCCGTACCGCTGTCTACCCGCGAATTTGATTTGCTGCATACCTTGATGCGCAGTGCCGGCCGCGTGCTGTCGCGCGAACAGCTGGAGCAGCAGATGTACAGCTGGGGCCTGGAGGTCGAGAGCAACACCATCGAAGTGCATATCCACCACCTGCGTCGCAAGTTGCAGGCAGATGTCATCCAGACCGTGCGCGGTGTGGGCTACATGCTCAACCCTCGGGCGGGCGTTTGA
- a CDS encoding cytochrome b/b6 domain-containing protein, with protein MSSTSLPGPAAMAPAGNPVPAKRSRRIVDAPTRVFHALFALCFLGAYLTAEGESMRLLHVTLGYSMAGLLVFRLVYGLVGPRHARLSLLAGKLRSLPQWLASVVQGTADRKWAAVNWRQGQNLALAVAVVALMVLVVPLTLSGYATYNEWGDWLGDVHELAGNAFLVVVLVHVGIVLLLSLLRRKNMAMQMVHGRGQGPGPDLVKRNHAWLAVLILVAVLGYWSWEWQQSPNGLISAQAVTDLLSGRESGDSD; from the coding sequence ATGTCTTCCACTTCATTGCCCGGCCCGGCAGCCATGGCCCCTGCCGGAAACCCCGTCCCTGCCAAGCGAAGCCGCCGCATCGTCGATGCGCCCACCCGGGTGTTCCATGCCTTGTTTGCACTCTGTTTTTTAGGCGCTTACCTCACTGCCGAGGGCGAGTCCATGCGGCTCTTGCACGTCACGCTGGGTTACAGCATGGCGGGCTTGCTGGTGTTCCGCTTGGTGTACGGGCTGGTCGGGCCCCGCCACGCGCGCTTGAGTCTGCTGGCAGGCAAGCTCCGGTCGCTACCGCAATGGCTGGCATCCGTGGTCCAGGGCACCGCAGACCGGAAATGGGCTGCGGTGAACTGGCGCCAAGGGCAGAACCTGGCGCTTGCGGTGGCGGTCGTCGCCTTGATGGTGCTGGTGGTGCCGCTCACGCTGTCGGGCTACGCCACGTACAACGAATGGGGCGACTGGTTGGGAGACGTGCACGAACTAGCTGGTAATGCGTTCCTGGTCGTGGTGCTGGTGCATGTGGGCATCGTGCTGCTGCTCAGCCTGCTGCGTCGCAAGAATATGGCGATGCAAATGGTGCACGGTCGCGGGCAAGGGCCGGGCCCCGACTTGGTGAAACGCAACCACGCGTGGCTGGCGGTCTTGATCCTGGTGGCGGTGCTGGGCTACTGGAGCTGGGAGTGGCAGCAGTCGCCTAATGGCTTGATCTCTGCGCAGGCTGTCACTGACCTTCTGAGCGGGCGGGAGTCCGGCGATTCCGATTGA
- a CDS encoding diheme cytochrome c translates to MKNKPLAPVRYARAAMKWIAIVLLAGAGLARADSPQRVAPLPKYQQECAACHLAYPPGMLPAASWKRLMGSLSTHYGTDASLDEASVREISGWLQTHAGTYKRVSEEPPQDRITRSQWFVRKHNEVDPQIWKQAAVKSAANCAACHTAADKGSFRESEIQFPKGLDARFRRNWSD, encoded by the coding sequence ATGAAAAACAAGCCCCTGGCGCCCGTCCGATATGCGCGAGCAGCTATGAAATGGATAGCAATTGTGCTGCTGGCCGGCGCTGGCCTGGCGCGCGCAGACAGTCCGCAGCGCGTCGCACCGCTGCCCAAGTACCAGCAGGAGTGCGCCGCTTGCCACTTGGCGTATCCGCCCGGCATGCTGCCCGCCGCATCGTGGAAGCGACTCATGGGATCGCTGTCCACCCATTACGGTACCGATGCATCACTCGACGAAGCCAGTGTGCGGGAAATCAGTGGCTGGCTGCAAACCCATGCCGGCACTTACAAGCGGGTGTCTGAAGAGCCGCCGCAAGACCGCATTACCCGGTCGCAATGGTTCGTGCGCAAGCACAACGAGGTGGATCCGCAAATCTGGAAGCAGGCGGCTGTCAAAAGCGCCGCCAACTGTGCGGCCTGCCACACCGCGGCCGACAAGGGCAGCTTCCGCGAATCCGAAATCCAATTTCCCAAAGGCCTGGACGCGCGCTTTCGCCGCAACTGGTCTGATTGA
- a CDS encoding DUF1924 domain-containing protein translates to MSLIPVTAVAAARFAARTLAFATVLAVTQAGTAWAGTPQEQLGTLSAQAGRSPNVAQGQQFFNAKHGREWSCASCHNAQPTGEGKHANTGKSISALAPAFNPERFTDPAKSEKWFRRNCNDVLARECTAAEKADVLAWLMSLKR, encoded by the coding sequence ATGTCACTCATCCCCGTTACAGCAGTTGCTGCAGCCCGCTTTGCAGCGCGCACGCTGGCATTCGCTACCGTCCTTGCCGTCACCCAGGCTGGAACTGCCTGGGCCGGCACCCCGCAAGAGCAGCTGGGCACCTTGAGCGCCCAAGCAGGCCGCAGCCCGAATGTGGCGCAGGGTCAGCAGTTTTTCAATGCCAAACATGGTCGTGAATGGAGCTGCGCGTCCTGCCACAACGCCCAGCCCACGGGCGAGGGTAAGCACGCGAATACGGGCAAATCCATCTCCGCGCTGGCCCCTGCTTTTAACCCCGAGCGCTTCACCGATCCCGCCAAAAGCGAGAAGTGGTTCCGCCGCAACTGCAATGACGTGCTGGCCCGCGAATGCACGGCCGCCGAGAAGGCCGATGTGCTGGCCTGGCTGATGAGTCTGAAGCGCTGA
- the radA gene encoding DNA repair protein RadA — MAKDKTIYTCNECGGTSPKWLGKCPHCNAWNTLIESVASNDGPAKNRFASLAKTAEVTVLSDIEAQDVERTPTGHEELDRVLGGGMVEGGVVLIGGDPGIGKSTLLLQALDSLQRSGKNTLYVTGEESGAQVALRSRRLGLDHSQVKVLAEIQLEKILATLEANRPDVAVIDSIQTVYSEQLTSAPGSVAQVRECAAHLTRAAKASGTAIVLVGHVTKEGALAGPRVLEHMVDTVLYFEGDTHSQFRLVRAIKNRFGAVNEIGVFAMTEKGLKGVSNPSAIFLSQHAEPVPGSCVMVTLEGTRPLLVEIQALVDMGGPSPRRLSVGLDKDRLAMLLAVLHRHAGVACMDQDVFINAVGGVRIGEPAADLAVMLSITSSLRGKPLPKGFIAFGEVGLAGEVRPAPRGQERLKEAAKLGFTMAVVPKANAPKKPIDGMTIHAVERVEEAMNVVRDLT; from the coding sequence ATGGCCAAAGACAAAACCATCTACACCTGCAACGAGTGCGGCGGCACCAGCCCCAAGTGGCTGGGCAAATGCCCGCACTGCAACGCCTGGAACACGCTGATCGAATCCGTGGCCAGCAACGATGGCCCGGCCAAAAACCGCTTCGCCTCGCTGGCCAAGACGGCCGAGGTCACGGTGCTCTCCGACATCGAAGCCCAGGACGTGGAGCGCACCCCTACCGGCCACGAGGAGCTGGACCGTGTGCTGGGGGGTGGTATGGTCGAAGGCGGCGTGGTGTTGATTGGCGGCGACCCCGGCATCGGCAAGTCCACACTCTTGTTGCAGGCACTCGATTCGCTGCAGCGCTCCGGCAAGAACACCCTCTACGTCACCGGCGAAGAGAGCGGGGCGCAAGTCGCTTTGCGCTCGCGCCGCCTGGGGCTGGACCACTCGCAGGTGAAAGTGCTGGCCGAGATTCAGCTCGAAAAAATCCTCGCCACCCTGGAGGCCAACCGCCCGGACGTGGCGGTGATCGACTCCATCCAGACCGTGTACTCCGAGCAGCTCACCAGCGCGCCGGGCTCGGTGGCACAGGTGCGCGAGTGCGCAGCCCACCTGACCCGTGCGGCCAAGGCCAGCGGCACCGCGATCGTGCTCGTGGGCCATGTGACCAAAGAGGGCGCGCTGGCCGGGCCGCGCGTGCTGGAGCACATGGTGGACACGGTGCTGTACTTTGAGGGCGACACGCACAGCCAGTTCCGGCTGGTGCGCGCCATCAAAAACCGCTTTGGAGCGGTCAACGAGATTGGCGTGTTCGCCATGACCGAAAAAGGCCTGAAGGGCGTGAGCAATCCGAGCGCCATCTTTCTGAGCCAACACGCCGAGCCGGTGCCCGGCAGTTGTGTGATGGTCACGCTGGAAGGCACCCGCCCGCTCTTGGTGGAAATTCAGGCGCTGGTGGACATGGGTGGCCCGTCGCCCCGCCGGCTGAGCGTGGGCTTGGACAAAGACCGTCTGGCCATGCTGCTGGCGGTGTTGCACCGCCACGCTGGCGTGGCGTGTATGGACCAGGATGTGTTCATCAACGCGGTGGGCGGCGTGCGCATCGGCGAGCCGGCGGCTGACTTGGCAGTCATGCTGTCCATCACCTCCAGCCTGCGTGGCAAGCCCTTACCCAAAGGCTTTATCGCGTTTGGCGAAGTGGGTCTGGCCGGGGAGGTGCGCCCCGCGCCGCGTGGGCAGGAACGTCTGAAGGAAGCCGCAAAGCTCGGTTTCACCATGGCCGTGGTGCCCAAGGCGAATGCGCCCAAAAAACCGATCGATGGCATGACCATCCACGCGGTGGAGCGGGTGGAAGAGGCCATGAACGTGGTGCGCGACTTGACCTGA